In Anopheles arabiensis isolate DONGOLA chromosome 2, AaraD3, whole genome shotgun sequence, the genomic window gttgttttaaacAATATAATTATAACACTATTTGATAATCGAATAATGCAGATGGATGAAAACAATTGTCCATTCTCACAAAGTGCTCCATCACACATCACCACTTTTTATTTCTTGCGGCACTCGAAGAGCCTTCAATGTCTACTGTGGTTCAACAATTCCTGATTTCGTAGAATTTCACACAAAGCCAAGAGACAGCCGGGCACAGATGTTCGGTCGGTCGCCTGGGCTTCATGGAAAATTTTGCCTacctacacacgcacacaaagagCGCGCGCGACGAGCTTGTTATCGAAGCAGGCGGTGTTTgttccgaaaaaaaaccggtaCACAACGCTTCACGGCTTTGAATCTCTAACCTAACTTTGGACGAATCATGCCGTTTCGGTaaagaggagagaaaaaacacatcacaccAGACACAGAACGTACATTGTACTCAAGGAtaagtgtttatttttagtaGTAATGTAATATAAAGTTCCCttataaatgtaaacacccgCAACGTGCGTGCTCTCTCTAGCCCCCTTAGAACACCTTCTTCAGCTCGACCTCAAACACGAGCGTACTGCAGGGCGGGATGACCGGCGGGCTGCCCTTCGTACCGTACGCCAGCTTGTGCGGGATGACCAGTCGCCGCTTGCCGCCCACCTTCATGCCGGCGACGCCCAAATCCCAGCCCTTGATCACTTCGCCGCGACCGAGTGCGAACTTCAGGCCCGGGCCCTTGTTGgtgctgtcgaacaccttgtTGTTGGACTTCAGGCGACCCTCGTAGTACACGGCAATCTTCTTGCCCGGCTTCGCCTCCGGCCCATTGCCAACCTTCAGGTCCTCCACCATTAGCCCGTCCTGGAGGGTACGCATGCCacccttctgctgctgctgttcctgctTTTTGGGCGCTTCCTTCGCGGCCTTGGCGTTGCCGTTCACGGCGGCCTTGCCGTCATTGGCCAGCTTGGCCTGCTTGGCTTTCGGCTGCTTCACATCTTCGtcttcctcgtcctcctcatcgtcgtcctcatcgtcatcctcctcatcatcatcttcctcctcatcctcgacgtcttcgtcgtcgtcgctgtcatcatcatcctcctcgtcgtcgtcgtcgtcatcgtcatcctcCGCACCATTGACGATGGCGCTATCGTCGTGCATGGATTCGGAGAAGGTAGTGTCATCCTCATCGCTACCCTCCGACACCTCTCCGGCAGCAAACTTCTTCGCCACCTTGGCCTTGGCCACCTCCTTGGCAGTGCGGGCCTTGCTGTTGCCGTTTGCAGCCGGgacttcctcctcctcctcgtcttccagctcctcgtcgtcctcctcctcatcgccCATGTCTTCCATGTCCATCTCGTCGGGCAGCACGTTGCCGGTCAGGTGCACCACTCCCGTGCCCTTCGTGGCAAAGCTGATCTCGTCGCCGGTGGCAAACTCCTGGTTCAGCTGAACCTGTGGGATCGCTTTGTTCAGCGTGCACAGCAGGTAGGTGATGTTCTCGGAGGTGAGCATCACCTGCACGTCCCCGCTACTGTCCGACATGTCCAGCGCGGCATGGGTCAGATGGAAGTCCTGCTCCACCACCTTCGAGTACTTCTTGCCCGGCTTCAAGATCAGTCCTGGGAAGGgaatgggagagagagagggaggaaaacaaaagaaaagcgtTGTAGCAACAAAAACCATTTCCAACAATCATCTTTTCATCGCACGCCATGCCATGTGCTTTCGGTGTGTTGGTGATGTCGACAGCGTGCGACGCGCGTCGTGCCTCATGGTTCCGGATTTCGACAGAAACACGCACCACGCACGAcatcacgacacacacacacacacgcacacacacacatgccggCACTTTTGTTCCCGTTTGTCACCGAGGGGCGAGAGTGCGTCATAAAGAAAAACCTCAACACCTTTCGCTAATTCCTACTTACCCCAGAACATTTTGGATGTGTGGTTGATAGCACTGTAGTTAACACAAGAAACAATTAAACCTAAAAGACACTTTTCGCACGAAATAAAGATGTAGGCAGAGAGGCACAAAGACACAGTACGATGGCACAGGGCTGGAAGCTGAAGCCGAAAAACGTGCTTCTTCGCGTTCTGGTCAAGGAATGTGGGACCGTGCGTTTGACAGCTGCAATTCAGGCGGGCTAGTACCGAACCCGGATGTGGTGTAAACGCCCCGAATAAACCGAACGAGCTCGGAAACCGGTACAACCGGTAATCGGTACAAACGGTTATTCGAACTGGggatttttgtgtttgaaatttgaaacatCCGTTAGGAAGATGAATTGGGAAGCAAAAATACTTGAATAACgattcatttttctttccaatttcAGGCACGAGACAGCCCAACGACTCGCACAAACAGTCTTCCCGCGCGTAGTATTGGTAACAGTAGGACGGTTTTCTAGAGTcttccccccacacacacacacacacaccccacgaGTGTTCGCGGCCACTACGGATTGAATTTCAACGAGtttagcagcagtagcattgCCAAAACGAAAAGACAGAACAGTACTTAAAAAGATCCAACACCATTaccatgcacacaaacacacacagggtactgaaacaataatttaacaCTATGTTAACTCGTCAATCGATTTATACAAGGCGATATATTGTGCTGTAGgagtcgtgtttttttttaaactattccTAAGGAAGCTTGGAGGAGTGCAAAAGACTTGAACAAACGCGAACTTCAGTGCATTTCACGCTAGCAGAATCAGTGGATAGGTGAAGCAACATGGACAGATTTCAACCCCAGGGCGCAAACCTCCGCGCAACCAACGCGGACAACGGGgataaaacaatcaaaaaccTAATGGCTGTCAATCAATTGTAGTACGATATAGTGTATCTTAAATAATTTCAGTTTGCGTTGAAGAGCTTGCTAATGAAGTGAGATTATTGTACTTAAAATACAGTTTGAATGAATGagcagaaacaaacaaacacacgtccGTGTGAAGAAATGAAACGTTTTAGTGAGAAACAATATGTGACCGATCCGACCATGGTAGGGTTCAGAATTAGTTTGTaagtttttcatgttttgctctGTAAGGTCTAACATTAACGACAGCACAGCATTCACGGCCCACGAGACAAGGACCAACGTGGTGTTCAGACGCCTCCATTCAAGATGAGAGATTCTTCCCCTGCTTTTACATTCTACAAACGTGTGACGTtgcccttgtttttttttcgatgtttTATACTACTGTAATAACcagcaaaacacaattttataTTATCGAAAGGTATAGATTTAAGATCTTTACAGTTTAATAAATATACCTATACAAATCTTAAAAATCGACAAAATATCCTGAGAATTACTATTTTAAGCTTTGAGCGTTTGTGAGTTGTTTGTGATGACAAATTAgggaaatgtttttaaaaaaattctcAAATTTTCATCCACCCTTAAATACGAACGAGCAGAAACAACAGGTGGGGGTGTTTGGgtgttaaatttaattttctttcatGGTTCTTTATTTGCGAAATGTTTCGTGTCTAACCTCAAAAAATTAGCACATAAAACCGGATGTATGGAaaggtaaattaattaattaatcgtGATCGTTACAAtgcacaaaaccaaaacatgttttgctcagttaaactaaactaaaaaaaacattccttaAACGGTTTTAACGCGCCATTCTTTTTTTGCGTTAGAATTATTAAAACACGGGCCCAACCGCATTGAAATCGCTGCTAATTGAGAGTACCGGTAAAAGTACACACTAATACTAAAAAAGTTGACTATTTTCGAAGCACATTTCGTTTTAGATTTGTTAAGTAAGTTCTCCTTTACCtgacgcaaaacaaaacaaaaaacaccttaaaagcaagccaaaaccaaacacactaACATTATGTTTGGCGGTCTGTCTTACTAAAAAGATTGGCTGGCTTTTGTATTGTTGTAcagcacaatcacacacactcacacatacacgcacacgtacagaaaataaaacaattccaCGGTCTCTCGGTCAAGGATCGGGAGACTGTTTCAATCCCTTCCCTACCCCTTCCTGAcggtgcttcttcttcttcgtcttcttcttgacCTATATTAGTATAACCATGTGTCCTTTTTGTTTAAGTGTTTTGAGAGTGAGGCTAAACTCAACTCAACTCGCATCGTGTATCGTTCGACTAAATCGTATTAAGTTTACCTCGCATTAAGAAGAACCACGTGTCTAGTAACATATAGCAGTAGAAatagtagaagtagtagtagtagtagttgttgtaATAATAGTTGTATGTTGAAGTTGTTACAAAAAATGGCACTTACGATATTATCTTCGAAAAACACACGTGCAACTCGCTTTTTTCAAGGCTGCTTTCGGCTCTcttaattttgttgttttggcaaTCGTTGGCATATTTAGtagtttaaatttgttttgcgttCGGCACAAAATGGGAAAGGCGCATCTATATACTGGCTGTTGAAATTGCACGAATGTGTAGCaaagaaacgcacacaaacgtgTGTATTTTCACTCATCCGGCATATTCGACAGTCCCCAGTGGAAGGCAAATCGTGAGTACAATCGAGGCACATTAGTgagttttgcacacacacgcgttcaAAATTTGTTTGCTAATAAACACCTATATTCCATCTCTCTATTTGTCCCTAAATCTGACTGCATACTAACTGTGTCAAAAACGTGCGCGTTAGTGTGTTACATATTAATCTAATATACTTGCATTTTTCCGAATATATTAACCTCTCTGTTATGAActaattttgtttgtgtttgcttctcGATTCTGCAAAGCTTTTCTGCTTGTTTCACACGCAACTGCTACtacaaaataatattaaacacACGTGGCACTTAGTGGCGTTAATGAATAGTTGTATCGGGGAGGAAATATtacacaatgtttttttttgtttgtttcttacaCAAAACaagcgcacacgcacacacgcaacacGCACAGCACGCGTTTGCGTGGTGAGTGTTTGCGTCGTCTATGCCTACTTATACACGTACTACAcactagtaaaaaaaaaacagttaaaagTCAACAACAAAGTCAGCGTGTCCCGCGTGGCACACTTCGATGTTAGAGGCACGATATCTTGATGAAAATAAGTAAGAATACTAAGCTATTCGCATTGAAGTGGTACTACTCGAATTATTCCTGGACGAACACACCCATGCGACGGCACGGCTACTTCCATTCTGTCACGGCTCCGCCCGCGCTACCGGACTTCAGCGTCGtcgaggaggaggtggtggaggaCATGTGGACCTTTTTGGTGTGGATaaactgctggtgctgctggtactgctcCTCCGTCGTCATCAGCTTGCTGCCGCCGCCCTGCACCGACCTTAGCGTGGTGGTGGCTGCATCGTGTGCGCCACTGTCAAAGAGACTAACGTTACCATTTTTAATCGTCGGTACGGAAGGCACGgatgtgtggttgttgttgttgttggtgctggaGGTAGTGGAAGTAGTGGTGGTGCGAAggaagtgttgttgttgctgctgctggtgctgctgctgatggaactgttgctgttgcggtgAGCTAGTCAAGGCGTTAGTGACGTTTGCGGCGGGACTACTACTGGCGGCAAAGCTGCTAGTGCTACTGACAGGTTTGGCCGGCGAAGTGGTCGCACTATTGTTAAAGTAACCTTGGCTTAGTGACTGTGATTGCTGCTGATagcgttgctgttgttgttgctgctgttgctgctgctgttgctgctgttgcatgtCGTGATTGTCTAGGTTAAGTTTAGCAAACTTCTGCTCCACAGTGGTTAGCGGGTTTGGGCTTTGGGGATTAGTGTTATTGGCATTCTGGAAGACACGGGTTTCGTATCTGCGCGCGCACGCGATGCGtggaagagaagagagaaacagagagagagagagaaagagaaaaacattGGTTTGTTTTAGTGGTTAGGGTTGCGATTATCGTCGATGTCGATTGGGGTGTTTCGTACTCTAAATACTACGCCCTATTCCGACCTCATTCCTTGGTTAAGATATGATGCGTAAAGAATGATTTAATGATTCCCAAACTACTCCCTTCACCTTCGAAATTTGAATGAGCTTTCCATGCTTTAGTCGATGCACAATAGGATTAAAGGAatgggtgtgtgtctgtacaCGGGGACTTTAGACTACAGATGTACAAAATGCCCCTTCACTCGTAGGGTGTTCTGTGCATGCTCATTCAGCGATGGTACAACAGTCATAATGAAAGGAGCATTATTATTCCAAGCCGATTCATGCCGCTACCTCTTCCCAAGCAGCCTCTACCGATCACCACAAAACCTTTACCCTTACCTGGTTGTGAATCCTTCATATGTTTGTGGCGCGGGCGAGCTTCCGGCAACACCTCCATTCGTATGCGTCGGCGACGATCGGAACGTACTGAGCGGCTGCACCTTGTTCTGCAGGTCCTGTACGGCCGCGTCGAACTGCGTGCGGTTGAATTTGGATGCGCTCAGGTTCGTATTCTCCACCCGCGTCGTATCGTACGTCCGGTTAAGCATCGACGGTGACACCAACGCGGACGGCGACTTGAGCGCATCCGACTGGTACGGTTTCGGGACGGCATTGGCAGTGAGCAGTTGATTGCCCGAGCCAGGCCGCTGGAAGCTGGGACTGGCGGGTGAGTGCTGCCCTAGCCGTGGCATCGTACTAGCGCCCTGCGCCGGCGAAGCGCCCATCGAGCCCGGCGAATAGGTGCCCGGTTTGGGCAGGGTTTGGGGCGGTTTCGGGGACGTCGGTTGGCTGTATCCCGCGAACGGAGGTGGCGCCACACCGCCCTCGTCACTCTCGTCCGTGGTAAAGCCACCACCCAGCTTCTGCCGGTACTTTGCGTGCCGGATAGCGATCAGCTTGTTCTTTGCCTCCTCCAGCTGCCGTtcgcgcatcaaaatttccgACCGTGCATTGATCTCCTGTGCCATACCGTCCACCATGTTGCGGTTCAGGCGCAGCGTGTGTTCCTCCTCGCCCTCGATTGCCTGCTGGGCGGCTTGCACCAGCTTGTCCGTCGACTTGATGACAGCATTGCCGGCCGCTTGCAGCCGCCGCCCCGTTTCGGAGTTGGGGTCCGATTTGACCTTGCACGCGATCAGCAGCTGGGCCGTAGAGCTGGCCACCTGTTTCGCGGAGGAAATGAGCATCTCCTCGGTCCCGACACCCTGCACCAGGTTCTGGGCCGCTTCGACGAGGCTGTGGGTGGCGGCCGCTACGAGCCGGGCCGCTGAAATCAGCCCCTCCGACCACTGACCATCGTCCGAGGAGGTGAGGGGCCGTTTGGCCACCTTGCCTTGATCGATCAGTTCGCGCTGGGCAGCGTTGGCCGCACGCACGAGCGAAGAGGATGCCGCCATGATGCTCTTGGCCGCTTCCAGAATCATTTCGTCGAAGTTTAGATTCTCATCCGCTTCCTACAAATATACAGTTGAACAGAAATGTTAAAACGTTGATTTTATGGTAGCGTGAGGATTaagaacattttttttgtatttcactTAACAATATTTTCGATAGTTTAATCAACAGTGTAACCAAAATgtgtaacacaaaaaaagagaaaaacataAGAAAAACCAACAATACTTTAACAATCAAAAGTATCATTGAGAACCGAAAAACGGAActaaaaattgcaacaaaactaataaggcaaacataaaaagaaccaaaaaaagaaaggaaactaAACCACTCAAcacgaaacaaacgaaaatggTAAATTTCTATCTACTTTACTTCAATTTAATGCCATCAAGATAAGCCACTTTATCGTCACCGATTGTTCACACATTAATATACACTtgatttcgtttttgttttgtttttttttttttttgttttcaaaattgcAATTGTTTGCCCAGAGCAGTTGAGAGTGTTTTGTTGCGTGCGTTTCCGCTTTCCGATGACCAACGACAGTCACGGTAATAATATGTTTGATTCCTGGGTGATAATTGAAATCTTAACAACCAAGAATATCAAACATATCTCACCGAAACTGTcccaccaaacaccaaacgCCCCCGGGGTTAGAAGAAGGTACAGAAGAACGGATTAGAACAGCCTCCAAGGCAGAGGGAATAGGAGATATACAGAGTGTAAAAGTGAGGTTAAATTATAACCCCCAACGCTTACCTTCACTTCCTGTCGACGGGGGCGCAGGTTGGCCAGCTTCTTCGCGGCAGCCTCTATCGATGCGGCCGCACCGAGCAGCTCGTTCTCGGCAATCACCGTCGGATCGTCGGGATCGACCCAATCGGAACCCTTCAGCAGCTGCGCCATGCCGACCAGATCCGTCACACACATCGCGACGCGCCGGGACAGCTGCATCCGCTCGTCAGCCGTGCAGTGGCTTAGTATACCCTCGAGCAGATCGCGGTACGCAATCGCGACAGCCGAACCGGCGTCCAGCGTACGCTGCCGCAGGTCTTGCGTTTCCGCGCACGACCACGCAACGGACTTGCACACGCTCAGCATGTCGGAGATGGTCTTGCGGCCCAGGTTAGCGGCCGCTGCAATGTCGGCCTGCAGGTTGGAGGCGCCGGCCGCGACGGCCTTGGCCGTGGCCGCcgtcacatgcttggtgacgcTGATCAGATCCTCCGGGCGGGACAGTTGCTGCATGCTCGAGCGCATCATCTCCGGCGCGAACTGCATCGATCGGAGCTCCTGCGAGATGGCGTCCACCGTGGCTTCCATGGCGCGCGTGCCGCGCGTGTGTTCGTCCTCGACGGCCTTCACCGTCTTAAGCAGCGAGGTGACATTCATCACCATAACCTGTGgttgagtgttgttgttttgtcgaTGGTGTAAGAAACAAGAAAGCAAACCAATTAGTAAGTAAAGAGATCGATGCTGTGTGGATGCACAGAAACTGGGGCAGGTGATATGGGTTAGGTAGGAAGCAAACACGCCAAAAACGTTAAATGAAAAGTTTAAACAAAAGCGCGAgagtgtgaaatattttgaaaccGCGTCGTCTTCTTGCTGTGAAGATCATGTCGGAGGGAATGCTTTCCTCCTGAAAATGCATCTTAAAAACTGGCCAAAATACTCCATCCTCTCGTTTGTAAGCCAGTTTGAGAAATGTTTCCTTTTATCTAAGGACAGCGCAGCCAGCCACGTGGGGAGCATAATCAAAGTAAATGGATGTATTTTTACCTACAGTTCACATCGTTTCATCGTTTCGCCACTTGTGTGGTTCGATCCGGAGCAAGTGTACCAGAGCTGTCAATGTCGTGTTCCATGTAGTCGCCACGAGACGAGCTATATTAGTAACCACGCTACAAGAGGACGCTACACGCAACCACAAGAATAAAGCCAGGCGGAAGAGGAGGAGCAATAAAGGAGTCGACGTCGAGGGAGTCACTCGTCTCGCCTCGTCATACAGGAAGGACAGACGGTGGTGATTCAAGCGATCATAAGGGGAGAAGGTGTGCTGTGTGCCACTCACTTCAAGCaattgaaacatacacattTATTTGACACAACATACAGAGACAATACATTGGGGGAGATACAATACTAATTGCGTCTtatttttaatctttaaaAATGGACCTTAAAATACACATGAAGTACAGGGTAAATGCTGAATGCTCGGAACGGATATGGCACCGGATGTGAGTATTAGTATGGGTGCGCCACTAAAATGCGCCATCAAACAGGGTCGGCACTGCGGAC contains:
- the LOC120900749 gene encoding 46 kDa FK506-binding nuclear protein, with translation MFWGLILKPGKKYSKVVEQDFHLTHAALDMSDSSGDVQVMLTSENITYLLCTLNKAIPQVQLNQEFATGDEISFATKGTGVVHLTGNVLPDEMDMEDMGDEEEDDEELEDEEEEEVPAANGNSKARTAKEVAKAKVAKKFAAGEVSEGSDEDDTTFSESMHDDSAIVNGAEDDDDDDDDEEDDDDSDDDEDVEDEEEDDDEEDDDEDDDEEDEEDEDVKQPKAKQAKLANDGKAAVNGNAKAAKEAPKKQEQQQQKGGMRTLQDGLMVEDLKVGNGPEAKPGKKIAVYYEGRLKSNNKVFDSTNKGPGLKFALGRGEVIKGWDLGVAGMKVGGKRRLVIPHKLAYGTKGSPPVIPPCSTLVFEVELKKVF